In Balaenoptera acutorostrata chromosome 19, mBalAcu1.1, whole genome shotgun sequence, the following proteins share a genomic window:
- the LOC102999634 gene encoding non-histone chromosomal protein HMG-14-like, with translation MPKRKLSSAEGAAKEEPKRRLARLSAKPTPAKVEMKPKKAAGKDKSSDKKVQTKGKRGAKGKQAEVADQETKEDLPAENEETKNEESPASDEAGEKEAV, from the coding sequence ATGCCCAAGAGGAAGCTCAGCTCCGCCGAGGGGGCGGCGAAGGAGGAGCCCAAGAGGAGATTGGCGAGGTTGTCAGCTAAACCGACTCCTGCAAAAGTGGAAATGAAGCCAAAAAAGGCGGCAGGAAAGGATAAATCTTCAGACAAAAAAGtgcaaacaaaagggaaaaggggagcaaAGGGAAAACAGGCTGAAGTGGCTGACCAAGAGACTAAAGAAGACTTACCtgcagaaaatgaagaaactaaaaacGAGGAGAGCCCAGCTTCTGatgaagcaggagagaaagaagccGTCTGA